ACAGGATGAAGTAGAGCAGTAAGTATGGCTCTCATACCGACTATTTGCAGGGCTATATAAGGTAGCTCAGCAACGATTCCTGTTAGTGCTATAACTATTGCCAGCGATTCGCTATTGAACCTGTCTTTTACGAAATCTCCTGCAGTCACATAGCCTTTTTCCTTCGCTATTGCCCACAGTTTCGGCATTGTGAGCATGGCTATCGCGAAAGCCAAAGACACATAAGGTACTGCGAAGAAATAGACACTTCCAACCGAGTACATTGAAGACGGCACAGCAATGAAAGTATAAGCTGTATACAGATCAGCTCCCACAAGGAACCACACCAGAAAAGTGCCAAGTCGCCTGCCGCCGAGTGCCCACTCAGGCAGCTGATTCAGATTTCCCTTCCTGAAATTCTTTGCGAGAAACCCAATCGCTATGAAGACAATAAAGAAAACCAGGAACACTGAAATTTCAACTGTATCGATCACTCCTTCACCCCTTTATCTATTATGTAAGCAGCTATGCCAAAGAGAAGTGCAGATATAGCAAGCCAAAGCGTCTGGTACCAATAGAAAAATGAGAGACCACCTATTGCTGGATTCACCCTATTGTATGTAGGTATCGCAAAATATGCGACAAACGGGATGATCAGCAATATCCCGACAATAATGTCTTTAGTGTTCATTGATAGC
This genomic stretch from Thermoplasma volcanium GSS1 harbors:
- a CDS encoding DUF3311 domain-containing protein, with the protein product MNTKDIIVGILLIIPFVAYFAIPTYNRVNPAIGGLSFFYWYQTLWLAISALLFGIAAYIIDKGVKE